GCCAGATGCATACGGTGAGAAGGACGGTCGCCAAATTCTATCCCAGAGTTCTTTCCTCATCCCTTTTCACCTCTTCTAGATAACTATGAATTACAAGAcctgacaaaaatatttccaattttctgttcattttgaaTTCACGCCTTCTAATTGAAATGGCGCTACTGGATTAATGCAATTCAGGAATCCTTCACCCATTACCGGCACTAATCCTAACCTAGTTAGTTAACACAGCTGAAAGCAAAGTTCAGAGGTTCTAACATTTCTAAGAGCTTTTGAGAACAAAGTGCACCACGTGAACACGCAACAGAGTGTCAGCTGTTTGGCTTTGCCCTGGTCATCCGTGTCCCCTCTTCCTAGTGTTGCACAAACGCGGCGCTGCAGAATGGCACAACGAGCAGCCCTGGTTTAAAAAGGTGATGGGAGGGAATCAAGAGATGGTCCAGGCTCGGACTTCCCACTTTACTTCTTTGTGCAGCTCATTGCAGGCACGCAGCGTCTCCTCCACTGGGGTCCCATGGTCAGGAGCATGGAGGTAGAAGAGCTCCACACTCGTCCTCTTCAGCCTCTCCAGGGACGTGTCCAGCTGCGAGCGCACACTCTCAGGCTTCAGCGTCTTCCCATCCCAGGGATTGGCCTTGGTGGCAACTTCCActggcagagagaaagaaagaatgagcaGGGACGTTTCCACCttcaggaagggaaaggggacaAGGGGCAGAACGCAAGCATTGCTCAAGGGAAGGCCCTTCTCCTCAGGAACCATGTCTGCCTAGCAGGAGGAGCCCTTCTCCTTAGGGACTGCAGGTCTGCCCTAGAGAGAGAGGCCTTTCTCCCCAAGGCCCGGGGGTCAGCACTAGGAGGGGAGTCCCTTCTCCTCAGGGACAGCATCAGCCTGGCCGAGCAGACTCGTCTCCTCAGGGAAGGGGCTCAGGGCAATGCCATTCTCCTCAGGGACTGTGTCAGCCTGGCAGGGAAGACCCTTTTCCTCAGGGAACAGGCCTGGGGGAAGTCCCTTCTCCTCAGGGAGCGTGTCAGCCTGGCAGAGCAGACAATTCTCCTCCAGGAATGGGCTTGGGGTGATGCCCTTCTCCTCAGTGATGGTGTCAGCCTGGCAGGGAAGGCCCTTCTCCTCAGGGAACAGGCCTGGGGGAATGCCCTTCTCCTCAGGGACACCATCAGCCTGGCAGGGAAGGCCCTTCTCCTCAGGGAAGGGGCTCAGGGCAATGCCCTTCTCCTCAGGGATGGCATCAGCCTGGCAGAGCAGACCCTTCTCCTCAGGGAAGGGGCTCAGGGCAACGCCCTTCTCCTCAGGGATGGTGTCAGCCTGGCGGGGAAGACCCTTCTCCTCAGAGAGCGTGTCAGCCTGGCAGAGCAGACAATTCTCCTCTGGGAACGGGCCTGGGGCAATGCCCTTCTCACTTCTCCTCAGGGACACCATCAGCCTGGCAGGGAAGGCCCTTCTCCTCAGGGAATGGGGTTGGGGGAATGCCCTTCTCCTCAGGGACACCATCAGCCTGGCAGGGAAGGCCCTTCTCCTCAGGGAAGGGGCTCAGGGCAATGCCCTTCTCCTCAGGGATGGCGTCAGCCTGGCAGAGCAGACCCTTCTCCTCAGGGAAGGGGCTCAGGGCAATGGCCTTCTGCTCAGGGACGCGGTCAGCCTGGCAGAGCAGACAGTTCTCCTCCGGGAATGGGCTCGGGGCAATGCCCTTCTTCTGATGGTGTCAGCCTGGCAGGGAAGGCCCTTATCCTCAGGGAACGGGGTCGGGGCAatgtccttctcctcagggatACCATCAGCCTGGCAGAGCAGACCCCTGTCCTCAGGGAAGGGGCTCAGGGCAATGCCCTTCTCCTCAGGGACGGCATCAGCCTGGCAACAGACCCTTCTCCTCAGGCAACAGGCTTGGGGTAATGCCCTTCTCCTCAGGGACACCATCAGCCTGGCGGGGACAGCCATTCTCCTCAGGGAACGGGGTCGGGGCAATGCCCTTCTTCTCAGTGACGGTGTCAGCCTGGCAGGGAAGGCCCTTATCCTCAGGGAACAGGCTTGGGGCAATGCCCTTCCCCTCAGGGACGGCGTCAGCCTGGCAACAGACCCTTCTCCTCAGGCAACGGGCTTGGGGGAATGCCCTTCTGCTCAGGGACGCTGTCAGCCTGGCAGGGAAGGCCCTTCTCCTCAGGGATGACTCCCCTCCTCAGAGActgccccccgccagccccaccgCGACCCGTCCCGGGCCGTACCGGCCTCCGTGCCGCCAGCCAGCAGCGCGCCCAGGATGCGCTCGGACTCGCCGCCCGCGTACATGTAAGCGGTATCGAGGAGCCGGTACCCCCGCCGTAGGAAAGCGCGGAGGAGCTCGGCGCTGGCCTGGGGCCCGGCTCGCCGCCCCATCTCCATGGCGCCCAGCACCACCCCGGGGCGCGCGCCCTGCGCCgccatcgccgccgccgccactgcGCATGCGCGCTCGGGGCGGGGGCGAACGCGTCCGCCTCGGGCACGCATGCGCAGTGGCGGCGACGCGTCCGCCTCGGACGCACATGCGCAGTGGGGCGACGCGtccgcgcccccccccctcgGGCGCGCATGCGCAGTGACGGAGACGCGTCCGCCTCGGGCGCGCATGCGCAGTGGCGGCGCCGGGTCCTAGAGCCGCCGGGGAGGGCAGAGGCCGGTTCCCCAAAACAGGGAGGTTTGCACAAAAACCAGCGGCTTTTCTAAAAATCAGCTCGGCGAAGAAAGCAGCACGTCTCTGGAAAAGCAGAAGgtcgcgggggggggggggggaaacaacaaaaaaacccagccgtGATTTTCCCACCTAAAGCAGCAgatttgcaaaaaaagaaaaaaaaaaacaaaaaaaaaaaaacccaaccaaaaccaacgAACCCATCAACTTCCCGAAAAAGCAGCGGATTTGGAAGGATAAACGGCAAgtttctgaaaaagcagcagctccgCGAAGGCAAACCCAAGCAAGGTGCTGAAGAAGCAGCGGAGTcgcaaagcagaaaaacaactttCCGAAAAATCCCGCGGCTTGCCAAAGGGAAGATAAAGCCAATTTCCAAGCCGCCGTCAGCGAAGGAAGGTAAGTCCCCGTTCTGCAAGGACGCGCtggttgggttttatttctcctttgagGCCAAATCCCACCGGACCAACCACTTTCCCGGTCGGGCCATCCCACCGGACGCGAAATTCAGGCCAGTAAAGGCGTATTAGCCGGTAACAAGTTTTTTCCTATGCGAACCAGCCTCGAGCCGCAGCCGGAGAAGCCGTGAGCACATCCCTAATACAGATCTATTTTTCCCCAGcgttatttcattttttcccccatgttaTTGCGTTTTCCCTAGCGTTATCCCAACGGTTTCGCCGCCGGACCCGAATAAACATCCCTCGGCCGAGCTGAGCGCCGGAGGTCATGGACGCGCGGCGCTGGAGGGGTCTCCCGCCCGGGAATCTTTCCGACTGTCCCAACGGCTCCCGCTGGGTGATGGATGTGTTCAACGAATGCGCCCAGGACGGCTGGGACATCGCCAGCGTCATCCTGGGTCTGGTTTCCATCTTCTGCTTTGCAGCCGCCTCTTTTCCGTAAGTATCGCTCCCAAAACCCAGCCAAGCCCTTCCCTCGGTACAACACCCCTCTCTAAAAATCAAATTTCAAGCGCAAGCTGCCTGAATTATTAACTCTACCTGGCAAAAGCAATCTGGGCTTGGAAAATTTGGGTTTAACAGGAGGAGAGGGAGCCGGCAGTACCGCCCCAAAGCCTTagttgttattatattgttattattatgcTTGGCAGCTGTACTAACCCACGTAAGCCAACTGCAATGAGGTCGTTGCAGGTCATACGtgcagaagaaatgtttccagGAGCTCTGGGTTTCTTGGAAGTGCTGGGGACAACTGTGGCAgagggggacgtggggggtCGTGCACGGTCTTGGCATTATCACCAGATTATTTCGTAACCAGAGAGGCAGTTGCTGCAACCGGTGCTTCTCCTCGCTGCTTTCTGCCCCTGCATGAGGGATGGATCACGAGGGCTTGAGCCCAGCGGGTCGCTGCGAGCACCCAGTGGGTCGTGGGACTTCTCACGGGGGCCGGTTTGCAGCAGAGCACGTGGCTTCACCAGAGGAAatctctgctgttccttcccctccgccccgccaGTGCTTTGGGCAGGTGGCAATTGCGAAATGATCCGGGTGGGAACAACAGGGAAACCTGGGGATGGTTCGCAGGGAGCGCTGAACCGGCCGGGGGTAACGGGTTGTGTCTCTGCCCGCCTCTCTCTCTGCAGGCAGTTTTACCAAGCCTGCAAAACGGGCATCATGGACCGGGCTCTCTCCATATATTTCCTGCTGGGATGGCTGGGCGGAGACCTCCTAAACCTCATCGGTTCCTTCCTGGCCGATCAGTTGCCGCTGCAGGTACCGACCAGCTCGCTGGGGCTGGATCGGCTCTCAAACACCCCAAACTCcagggaggagggatgggagggGTGCTGCTTAATCCAGCACCGGGAACCAGACACCCAAACGGCCTGGGGATGCTCCCTTCTCCCCTGGGGAtgctcccttctccccctttttcccccagggatgctcccttctccccctgGGATGCTCCCTTCTCCCGGCTGTGAGCTGGAAGCCTTTCTGCAGCCCAACCcatccttctccccacaggttTACACGGCTGTTTACTATGTGCTTGCAGACCTGGTGATGCTGTCTCTCTACTGCTACTACAAAGTGAAGAACCGGAGCGGAGGATGTGAGTTGAGGTTACGGGGCCCTGCGCTCCCCTTGGCACGTCTTTTGGgctggcttggccttggccgCGGAGCCAGGAGAGGAAGCAATCCCTGGGGGAGATGCATCAGGGCAGAGATGCTTTGCAGACTCATTGCTGCAGCTATGAGATGCCCCTTGTTGCTTGCTGGCTTTTTTCTTAGGTAATCTGAGCACTCAGGAAAGCCACGGGTAGTAAATAGCTACTGGCCATGCCTGGGGCTTCTGCAAACCCCTGCAAACCACCGTGCACAGCGTCCGGGTTGAAAAGAACCCTGCTGTGAGTTGCGTTAAGTatagaaagaaattacttaCCCGCAGTTGGGCGGAGACTCCGTCGTGGAGCTGGAAACCACAGCCAGATCTCTTGACTCAGGCCAGCGCTTTAAGGGAAGGGGTGAAGTTGTCCGGCTGTTTCGGGGTCGATACTCTTGCAATTAATGGCAGCAGCCTTGACGTGATGGAGAAGTTCCTCCCTGTTCAAGTGGAGCGAAAAGGGAACCTGAGCGGGGCTCTGCGGTTCTCACAAGGCttaaacagcaagagaaaatcCACTTTTTAGTGTAGCAGCTTTCTGTAAACTACAAACAGGCATCCGTTTGGACCCTGAAAACTATTTAACTTATTAAAACCATttgaatttattaatttattttatgaatttatTATATGAATTTATTAATAGATGGCCCATCGACTCTATAGTTTTGTTAGTGCTGGAGAGCTCGTTTACAGAACATAACACAAGTCTTGCTGTGGAAGCAGGGCTTGGTCTGGCAGGGATTTGAATGTGCGCTGCTGTGAGTTCAGACACTGAAAAGCTTCTAGACAGGCGGGGATGATTTGTAAGAGCCCAACAGCCAAAGAAACCCGAGTGCTCTCGGCCTGCTGAGATAGGAGCAGTTTCCTCCCTGATAACTTACAAATTGCCCCTATCGCTGCAAGATAAAATGCCCGCAGCAGCTGTTGCCTGATTTACTTGGTGCCGGCTGTGCGGCCGCAGAGATAAGGGAGAGGTTGAAGGGCTCTTGCCCCGGAGTGGGTCCTGGCACCCACCgaggctgctgggctgcacggGGGCTGACGGAGGAGCCCTCCCTACCCTGCCTCTCCTTGATTCCCCGCAGTCAtacaatcacagaatcgtttaggttggaaaagagctttaagatcatccaggccaaccattaacctaacactaccaagtccaccactaaaccaattcaggggagagcagtaatttcatgtttcctggcttgctggctggatgatttttaataaaagtaaaactaggaatcactaaggttggaaaggatctctaagatcatcagtccaaccatcaccccaacacccccatgcccactacGCTATGttcccaagtgccacctctgcccgttttttgaacacctgtTGTTTTTTGAACAGTCGCCGCCCTGATCAACGCAGCCTTCGTCTTCCTTTCCCTGGGGACGGTGTCGGCCGTCTCCTTCCTGGGCAGAGGTGCTGCCGTGGTGCAGGACCCGGCGACGTTTAAAGGGAGGTCTCTGCTCTCCGCTCACGTGGATGAGCTTGGGTCGAAGGTGAGCTGGTTCCTAAATCTGGGCGATgcggggagagaaaataaagcgTCTGGCGGGGTGGGCACGTCCTGCTGGACCTGCGCGATCCTGCTTATCGCTCAGCGGGGCGAGGGGTGGATGGGGAGATCAAAGGCTGGGGTTTAGCCCCGCTGTCGCCTTGCACAGAGCCGGGCGCGGGTGGTAGGCATGTCTCTGAAAACACAGGGGCTGCTCATGGCCCCCCCTTGCCTTGCAGCCTTTCACCAGGAGTGAGATCATTGGCTTCACCATCGGATCCATCTCCTCCGTGCTCTACCTGTGCTCCCGAGTCCCCCAGATCTACACTAACGTAAGTGCTGTGCCATAAGCTGGGCAGGACAGACCCCCGGGGTCCAGAGATTTCGGACTGAAGAGGGGCGGTGGGatcatcttcctcctctttgctcAGAGGTCCCAGGTCCCCGTCTCTGATCATTTCATAAGGGactatttttctgcatttctgaccTGAAACCTGattcatttttctcccctccctttaACATCCCAATATTTTGAGGGTGGggctttcattttctctttattcgCAAGCAAAAGGGGAACTAAAAGGCTCTTGGCATTGAGTCACcaccctttttcttcccttgttttggggggagggtgGTTAATACTGCTTTCTAGTGAGATCTCCGAGAGCTGCACCCAACCTCCTCTCTCTGGCCTCTCTTCTTCCAGTACAAGAGGAAATCCACTGTCGGGGTCTCCTACACCCTCTTTGCCCTGGTGATGCTGGGGAACTCGCTCTACGGCCTCAGCGTCCTCCTGAAGAACCCCGAGCCGGGGCAAAGCGAAGGCGACTACGTCCTGCGCCACCTCCCCTGGCTGGTGGGCAGCCTGGGCGTCCTTTCCCTCGACGTGGTTGTATCCTTTCCCCGCCAATGCTTCCCTCCGGGCTCGCATCCCGCCGGCAAGGCTTTGCAGGGAGTGATCCCGTCTCGGGGCAGGCAGGGTTAGGCAGGAGCGGGTGGGTTGGTGCTACTTAGCAGTTGTTTTTGAGCTGTGCTT
This portion of the Pelecanus crispus isolate bPelCri1 chromosome 15, bPelCri1.pri, whole genome shotgun sequence genome encodes:
- the SLC66A1 gene encoding lysosomal amino acid transporter 1 homolog — protein: MDARRWRGLPPGNLSDCPNGSRWVMDVFNECAQDGWDIASVILGLVSIFCFAAASFPQFYQACKTGIMDRALSIYFLLGWLGGDLLNLIGSFLADQLPLQVYTAVYYVLADLVMLSLYCYYKVKNRSGGFAALINAAFVFLSLGTVSAVSFLGRGAAVVQDPATFKGRSLLSAHVDELGSKPFTRSEIIGFTIGSISSVLYLCSRVPQIYTNYKRKSTVGVSYTLFALVMLGNSLYGLSVLLKNPEPGQSEGDYVLRHLPWLVGSLGVLSLDVVISFQFLAYWRGRPGTGQERDALLGEQRDSSES